From Pleurodeles waltl isolate 20211129_DDA chromosome 1_1, aPleWal1.hap1.20221129, whole genome shotgun sequence, a single genomic window includes:
- the GPRIN3 gene encoding G protein-regulated inducer of neurite outgrowth 3, which translates to MGTVPDPQESARTSVEDIIEEKDCLIDPHSKDHERKSEKNANGVPIPDSKPTPSGSFDLNCTSIETPMSQQTCDMSKHDLDQTVTPCPASPAEKEFQAVTGSISACGPLQQCILEEHVLSSDRTVGHLTDSQASTNTAMPNQQSNKPHPNSPPQADNSLANSCRTAINLSADTSLHKAESTRKDDEPHTSVSQSNVLQVGQTEKLSGKDTSIPDYPQSATSIGDCELNKHQAVNQLKGNCHTNLQTGPKDETDTVSCHISSISQESSPRTCTSDTQMSQHALQETPEPDIQTDSKYKNMGTMTHSCSSHDAEVQAVAHVESKSVSTSPSILAAYLRENQFQLKDREDKVCIIYRGNPRPGLPQHGNAFPMSLHKDMTRNPVITPKVRFRATAMEVLNPAYLRLHGRPGMSSDASCKISPNLTKVAYQGPDTSGYPAGMFKGESEAQAMNAARQSQGLPQHPLVAPTLHNVKPAYQINIEANNQNKQPQRPLEINAQPPQFMTGQEMNKRPSHHLLGVAESNQLRGNRAKDYEQSAADGDEERRPFHFKITNEMGNTQAIITTDIIKPKKEDKPAFLNFDGDITSNIGATGGQVEEFLQVFIKKEQDKLQEENEQAKRSNSLSLQSRAASDFSHTSSPHTPRLKKAREEKKEQRLAGSATPEQQGKLHLGKKQSSTKVEEKGKETKSVKDVVWDEQGMTWEVYGASMDPEALGIAIQNHLTRQIREHEKMIRAQMKQNRKSVSSDTSSKKLKGRQNNMFQSLFQNFRRPNCCVHPPSSAVLD; encoded by the coding sequence ATGGGGACTGTACCTGATCCTCAGGAATCTGCCAGAACTTCAGTAGAAgacataattgaagagaaggattgCTTAATAGACCCACATTCAAAAGATCATGAACGTAAGTCAGAAAAGAATGCCAATGGAGTTCCTATCCCGGACTCCAAGCCTACACCATCTGGATCTTTTGACCTTAACTGTACATCCATTGAAACACCCATGAGTCAGCAGACATGTGACATGAGTAAACATGATCTCGATCAAACAGTCACACCTTGTCCAGCTAGCCCTGCAGAAAAAGAATTCCAGGCTGTCACTGGGTCCATCAGTGCTTGCGGGCCACTGCAACAATGTATCCTTGAAGaacatgtgctgtcttctgatagaACAGTGGGGCACTTGACAGATAGCCAAGCAAGCACCAATACTGCCATGCCAAATCAGCAAAGCAACAAGCCTCATCCTAACTCACCACCACAAGCTGACAATTCTTTAGCAAACAGCTGCAGGACAGCCATCAATTTATCAGCAGATACCTCACTTCATAAAGCAGAGAGCACTCGTAAGGATGACGAACCTCATACGTCTGTATCTCAGTCAAATGTTCTGCAAGTAGGGCAGACTGAAAAGTTATCTGGGAAGGATACTTCAATCCCAGATTATCCACAGTCAGCTACGTCTATAGGAGATTGTGAACTTAATAAGCATCAAGCTGTAAATCAACTGAAAGGCAATTGTCATACTAATTTACAAACAGGGCCAAAAGATGAAACCGATACCGTCTCTTGCCATATTTCTTCAATTAGTCAGGAATCTTCTCCACGGACATGCACATCTGACACCCAGATGTCTCAACATGCACTACAGGAGACACCAGAACcagacatacaaacagactctAAGTACAAAAATATGGGAACCATGACACATAGCTGCAGTAGTCATGATGCTGAGGTCCAAGCTGTTGCCCACGTAGAGAGTAAATCGGTCTCCACCAGCCCAAGCATACTTGCTGCATATTTAAGAGAAAATCAATTTCAACTAAAAGACCGGGAAGACAAGGTGTGCATCATTTATCGGGGGAACCCTCGGCCAGGCCTTCCACAGCATGGTAATGCTTTTCCTATGTCTTTGCACAAAGATATGACCCGAAATCCGGTAATAACACCAAAAGTACGATTTAGGGCTACTGCAATGGAGGTACTAAATCCTGCATATCTCAGACTGCACGGGAGACCTGGAATGTCCTCCGATGCCTCCTGCAAAATCTCTCCAAACCTTACAAAGGTTGCCTATCAAGGCCCAGACACATCTGGCTATCCTGCAGGGATGTTTAAAGGTGAGTCCGAAGCACAAGCAATGAACGCAGCCAGACAAAGCCAAGGGTTACCTCAGCATCCATTAGTAGCCCCTACCTTGCATAATGTGAAGCCTGCCTATCAAATTAACATTGAAGCCAATAACCAGAACAAACAACCTCAAAGACCACTCGAAATCAATGCTCAGCCACCCCAGTTCATGACAGGCCAAGAAATGAACAAGAGACCCAGTCACCACCTTCTCGGTGTTGCAGAAAGTAACCAGTTACGTGGCAACCGTGCCAAGGACTATGAACAGTCAGCTGCTGATGGCGATGAAGAAAGAAGGCCATTCCACTTTAAAATCACAAATGAAATGGGAAACACCCAAGCTATCATCACCACTGACATCATAAAGCCAAAGAAGGAAGATAAGCCAGCATTTCTGAATTTTGACGGAGACATAACCAGCAATATTGGAGCAACCGGTGGCCAAGTGGAGGAATTTCTCCAGGTCTTCATCAAAAAGGAGCAAGATAAACTCCAAGAGGAGAATGAACAAGCAAAAAGATCCAACAGTTTGAGCCTCCAGTCTAGAGCAGCCTCTGATTTCAGCCATACTTCCTCCCCCCACACTCCTCGACTTAAGAAGGCCCGGGAGGAGAAGAAGGAACAGAGACTTGCAGGCTCTGCTACTCCAGAGCAGCAGGGTAAATTGCATCTCGGGAAGAAGCAGTCCTCCACCAAAGTggaggagaaaggaaaggaaacaaagAGTGTGAAGGACGTAGTGTGGGATGAGCAGGGCATGACATGGGAGGTTTACGGCGCTTCCATGGACCCAGAGGCTTTAGGCATTGCAATCCAGAACCACTTGACCAGACAAATTCGTGAGCATGAGAAAATGATTAGAGCTCAGATGAAGCAGAACCGCAAGTCTGTTTCCTCCGACACTTCGAGTAAAAAGCtgaaaggaaggcagaacaacatgTTCCAGTCTCTGTTTCAGAACTTTAGACGACCAAATTGCTGTGTTCATCCTCCATCATCTGCTGTATTAGACTGA